The Carassius carassius chromosome 5, fCarCar2.1, whole genome shotgun sequence DNA window AAACCCCAGAAATGTTGGTTCTCTGGACAAGAATGCGAAGAATGTAGGCACTGGCTTGGTAGGCGCACCAGCATGTGGTGATGTTATGAAACTACAGGTAAGATATTTTTGACTTTAaatgtcagtatatatatatatatatatatatatatatatatatatatatgtgtgtgtgtgtgtgtgtgtgtgtgtgtgtgtgtgtgtgtgtatgtatacatacacTAGTTACATAAGTGATTTTTGTTgtcaacctgtctgacagattcAGGTGGACGAGAATGGAAAGATAGTAGATGCCAGATTCAAAACATTTGGCTGTGGCTCAGCTATTGCTTCCAGCTCACTGGCCACAGAGTGGGTGAAGGGAAAATCGGTGAGTCATTGTGACTCAGACCATTACATAAATTCACAGTGTGATCAGATTATCTTCATATTTGTTTTCTCAAGCATTCCTACTGAAAATTCAATGTTCTCTTTTCCATGTTCAGGTTGACGAAGCCCTGAAAATCAAAAACACTGAGATTGCCAAAGAACTTTGTTTACCACCAGTCAAACTTCATTGCTCTAGTAAGTGTTTCAAACTGGGTGTTTGAGATTGTAAACAGGATGATGACATAAGAAAAAAGCATCCAATGCTCTGATTTcataatcttgttttttttttttttctggcagtgCTTGCAGAGGATGCCATCAAGGCTGCATTAGCAGACTACAGGCTCAAACAGAAAGACGACAAGGGGACGTTGGCGGAAGCTCGAAATTAATGTCCTCATTTACAGATGAGTCACTGTCACCCACTTTCATTGTGACTCAGGAAATTTTTATAGTTTATATGCTTTCTGAGGATAAAATCAACACATTAGCCAGCGTTTGCCATTGTTACTCTATCTGCGCTGCCTTTGCGTTGCGGCTTTGAAGTGGCTTGTATTACAGACTGTGAAGATCTTTTGGATTAAAGTTTTCTCCTGTATCTCTGAATCACGCACATTAAAATAAACTCTTTATTTCCTAAAGATCTCATACTCTCACATTAAATGTCCTCTTCCTCTATATCAGATACATACTACTGCAAAGTTTGTAAATGTTCTCTACTACACTTTTTATAAAGGAAAGATTTGAAATGTCTATTTGTTTAGATTTTCAGAGGGATCATCATAGTTTTCGCAGTGAtttgtaagcaaaaaaaaaaaaaacagatttgacTTGGTGCTGTATTATTTGTGCAAAAACTTAATAAAGCTGTAAAAATTCATGTTTCATTATCCATCATTTTGTATTATTCTCTACACAAAATATTTGCTATAATACAGTTAATTCAATTCATGAATGTGTGCTAATGTCTCCTTGAACCTGTGGAAGTGGTGCAACTCTCAGGTTTCGTAGAAGGATGTTCCTCAGTACCAAAAGCACTGTAAGCATCAGCAGTCCTGTAAGCACACAAAGAACAGCCAGGATCGCAATGAGCGCTGGGTCACTGGACTGTAGTATTGTCCGAGGAGTGAGTTCAATGTCTCTCGTTGGGGTCATTGAACCAGTAGATGTCACAGTGGCTGATGCTCCTGGTGGCTTACCTGTCGAATTCTCCACACAGCCAGCTTCCTCATCTGTGGCTAGACTGTAGGGTACTTGGGTGGATTGGGATATAAAAGATGTCAAATTTATAGAGAGGCAGTCTTCGTAGCTCAGTCTCTCTAAGGTGGGCTGGTCTGACTCAAAAAAGGACCTTGATATTATGCTCTCAGGTAGTTTTGAAGATTCTCGACATCTGAAAGAACTCTTGTTACAAGCGGCGTCAGATCTAACCAACATAGATGCACTTACAGTCTGTTCTATATGACTTTCAACCACTTTCCCAGATTCCGTATTCACTGATGTTGATATTCTCTCAATGGGCTTAAGAAGTTTTGGACAGATGGCCATGACTGATAGAGTTAATAACAACTTCTGTGCGAGGTGCAAAGGAGCTGTACATACTAGATCTGTCGCCATCCGTAACCTGTCTGTCAGAAGCCATCTATAAAGATACAAGATATCACATTCACAAACCCACTGGTTATTGGCTAGTTCCACTGATTGGAGTCGGGACAATCCATCAAAAGCCCGCTCGGGTATAGAACGCAAACAGTTACTGTTAATCTTCAACACTTGTAGGTTCACCAGTGCACCCAACGAGGACAGATCTAGGGTAGATATGCAGTTCGTGGACACATCCAGGTGTATTAGTGAAGAAGGCAGGTTTGCTGGCAGACGTAACAATCTGTTCCCCTTTAGAGTCAACATCCTCAGTCTGATCAGACCTTGCAGTGCCCCCGGCTGAATTGCTCGTATCCGGTTATCTTCCAGATCCAAGCGTGTGAGGTTCCCGAGCTGCCTCAGAGACCCAGCGGTGATGTAGGTGATCTGGTTCTCCTGAAGCTGAAGGGTCTCCAGACTTGATGGAAGCCCACGAGGAAAACGGACCAGTTGGTTGTGGCTGAGGCTCAGCTCCTGCAGGCCAGAATATTGCTGGAACACATTATCCACGTTGCAGAGCTGATTCCGGGCTACGGAGAGGACGGCGGTGCTTAGGGGGACGGAGCGAGGCAGAGTATGCAGACCAAGAGACTCACACAGAACCAGAGCACCAGGACTGGGACAGCAGCAGCCTTTGGGGCAGGGGAATACAGCAAGGCCAGCAAGGAGAGACGAACAGAGATACAACAAGAGACAGCAGAGAAGACTAGGACGCATGGCTCACTTGAGGGAAAAGATCAAAAGGGAGGGACAAAGGAAAGAGGAAAGTGGAAGTTAGTAACTGCTTTAGTAATTTACCCAAAATTCATCAGTTGAGAAAAATTAATTACCATGATGGACTCCGCAGCTCCTCCAGGACGTATTTCCTTTCTTGAGCACGACTCCTAATGCGTTATCAAACGTGTGACATAGGGATGTGGTACTCACCATTCTTGCCCTGTCTCGGCTGACCCTTCGTTTTCACTTTACCTGCGTCACATCTTTAACCTCTTCGCTCTTTCCTCATGTCCCTTCTAGAGAACGGTCCGTGCTCACCCTGAAAATCCTTGGTAGCGGCCCATCAAACTTTAATGGCAGCCTTAAGGTTTTGAGTTACCTGTTTTGTATCTTCTTCGCAATGCAAATTAATTGGGCACTCCAGTTGCTTTTCCCATGACACCGGTGCACTGGGATAGTAGAGTAGTTCTCTGGTAGTAAACATGTTTATTAGCCATTCTGTGCAAGGAATATGTTATTTGATCATCTGAAGAACAAAACTAGGTGAATCAACGGTAAGCTATCGTTACGCTAAAATTAGCCAAAATCATGTTGAAGTCTACATCTAATTGTTCAGGATTGAAGAGAGCTCACTCTCACCCAAAGTGAAGTGAAAGCAGTGTGTATTTCCAGAATTATTTAGCACCTTGTGGACAAAGGGGATAAATCAACCTTGAGCTACGGTTCTTTTTCGGGGCTCAAGTTTCTGGCTTCACTGCATATCTTTGATGTCTACTCTTTGGTGACTACACGCTACCAACACTTGGCCTTGCGCCAGTGGAGTTTCATTTCAGTTATGTGGCTAATTTGCATTCAGCTGGCTATTAATCAATGATAGGCTGATAACATCATGGTAACAAAAGCTGCATGTGGTTAAAGAGGTGTGAGGATtgtttttctggaaaaaaaattacttgtatGAAAGAATTCACCCATGAATCCACTTCTGAATCAAGTTGGATAATATATAGTTGGTGAATCTTGGGAATTCTTAAGTTGTCCACAAAATATGTTATTACTGGCATAATTTGAAATTGATTGTCTGGTTCTACCTCAGCCAGTATATTTCCATTAAGACCAGATATTTCCAGATCTCAGAGGCTATCGGAATGAGCTACTGAAATATTGATTGGACATTGTATGGATGTGACAAAAGCTCTGTATCTGCCGCCGTTATGCTCCGCTGGGCTCTGTTGCGGAGGTTCTTGAGTTTCATATGCTTCAGCCAAGCCAACACAATTCTTTTGACAAAACCACACCTTTCAAGACAAGGAAGTGGTAACTTtcgtttaatttcaaataaattctgttcttttgaaatatCTATTCTAAacaattctgaaaataaatatatgttgaGTTGTTTCACACAAATATTTAGTAGTATACAGCTTTTTGAAATTGATGAGTGCCAAATCTGCAGAACAACTTCTGAAAAAATCTTgtaatactgaagactggagtaatgaaatatttatatgtttttactgtatttttaaacaaataaaagcagactTGGTGAtcataaaatacttatttcaaCCAATCATAATCAACttctttccaaacttttgaatattagTGTATCTGTATCTCtgaaacagtttatttatttggcaCAAAGCATACAAGATAATTTTTCGGAGAGTTTATTTTTCACGACTAAACATACCTGACAAAATGTTAGCTAATTAAATCCAATACTGAGGAAAGTCATGaagtttagataaaataacagtCATCGTGTTTAACATCTGATTACAGCTTCGGAAAATACAGCATAAATTACAGGGTTACCATGCATATAAACATTTCATATGCAAAATATAACTGAAAGGAAAGTGGTcagaaaaagtttaaaaagaggTTTTCTTAAGTCTCTCACAAGTAGAAAGTGATTCACAAAATAGTTTCAAGTGTTGTTTATTTTCCacatgaataaaaatgtcaacTTGCTTCTTATTTAGcaaactattttttaaagaaacacaaatgagttgatgaaaaaaaattattctcttCCTCTGGTGGCACATACACAGGTTGCAAAGCAATAATAACACAGAGTAAGAGCATTGGCATTATTTCTACCAAAAGATGTATATCTCCCAGTAGAAAAAGTTTGGGATCAAGGTCATTCCTGCCTGTTACAGAAAAAGCTCTCACGCTGTGGTATGATTGGCCTTTCTGAGGTGGCACGTACAGACCAGCGGCTGACTGGAGGTGACGTTTGAGGTGGAAGGCTGAGGCTCCTCTTTCTTCTTGGGCTCATCTTTCTGCATCTCCACCTCTTCAACATCCTCCAACTTTTGGACCTCTTTCGGCTTGGGACGGGGGTCTTTTCCTTCCTTCTCACCCACCAGTGCTTTAGTGGGTTCCCGTAGAGTCTTTATGGCTGTGGTCTTACCTTCCTGAATCTGGTTATGTGGTTTCTCCACAGCTTTACTAGGTTGGCTCATGTATTTCCTGGGTGCGTAGGTCTTTGGAGGATAGTAGGCCTCAAGCTTGCGTTTGTGGCTCATCGCTGAAGCGCAGCAGACGATAAAGATGATGACTACCAACAGAGAGGTCACGACAATGATGAGAAGCAAGTTCTCCTTCAGGAAGTCCACCACCTGGTTGAAAAGGAAGTCTTTGATGCGGATGAAAGTGGCTGTTATGTTGGGAGGAGGTGAGGGGGATGGAGGAAGATGGGTGGTACGAGCAATGGGAAAGATGATTTCGGGTTCATCCCCGCTACCCTCCATTGATACGTTGAATGGGGCGGGCTTGGCGAAGCAACTGCTGCCCCAGAGAGCAGTCAGGAGCAGGCAAACAAACCGCAGAGAGAGTGACATACTTCTGCTAAAAACCTGAAAGAAAATGGACACAGACGTGGTTGTTACTAGTCATTCCCAACAGAAACAGGAAGTCAGCATTTTGTTTCATGAAGGTGGTACAGCAGTTACACAAACTTACTATTATTATACCaattaattatacataattacatgcaagtaatccAATGAcgaaccctaatcctaaccatatgtatttaataaatattactcggtacttaaatgtataattacgctgtaacaaggacaccataaaataaagCGTCAcccactttacaataaggtcctgTTTGGTAACAATAGTTAATGCATCaattaacaatgagcaatacattagTTCAGC harbors:
- the LOC132140466 gene encoding iron-sulfur cluster assembly scaffold protein IscU-like — encoded protein: MALAAAAKRCASSALFSRSLSLPELKTACFYHKKVVDHYENPRNVGSLDKNAKNVGTGLVGAPACGDVMKLQIQVDENGKIVDARFKTFGCGSAIASSSLATEWVKGKSVDEALKIKNTEIAKELCLPPVKLHCSMLAEDAIKAALADYRLKQKDDKGTLAEARN
- the LOC132141567 gene encoding transmembrane protein 119-like, with the translated sequence MSVHHRQEVTPAVFSRSMSLSLRFVCLLLTALWGSSCFAKPAPFNVSMEGSGDEPEIIFPIARTTHLPPSPSPPPNITATFIRIKDFLFNQVVDFLKENLLLIIVVTSLLVVIIFIVCCASAMSHKRKLEAYYPPKTYAPRKYMSQPSKAVEKPHNQIQEGKTTAIKTLREPTKALVGEKEGKDPRPKPKEVQKLEDVEEVEMQKDEPKKKEEPQPSTSNVTSSQPLVCTCHLRKANHTTA